The nucleotide window GCTGCTGTCCAAATGGCTGTCAGATAGGTGCGAGCCACAACTTCTGCCCTCTTCTGTCTTGGCTTCCTGTGGGTTAATGGGTAGCAGTGGGGTTTTTTAATATTCTGCTCTTTATTAGTCTGTCTTAGCTCTCCTTTACAGCTGTACGTAGCTCTCCCAAGCAGCAGAGACCTCTTCATTTTGGCAGTTCTTGCTGGGCTCTGGTTGGCAGCTGGTATACTAATAAACATCTCATTtcagctgaagagcagaagaTAAATACTTGCAGCTTCTCATGTTCAGGGGAGCAGTGCTAAGTGAGTTTGTATTTGACATTACAATTTTTCTGTAGCCACGAGGAgcagacttcattttcttttctggtgaCAGTTTGAATTCTGTATGTACTCGATAGCCCAATTTTCCCAGTTCCTAGAATGTGTTTTACTCTTAGGTAAATGTTGCAGAGACATTTTTATGCCTCTGCTTTTTAGACAGTTATAAATAAACAGAGGGGGAATATGAGGAGCAGGATGACTGTGGAATAGTAGCGTTGTTTCAGCCTGCTTCTGATGATGGGTTTTTGATGTATGGAGAAAAACCAATGTGTTATGCCAGAGAACTGATCCCCCACACAATTCCAAGGAGTACGTATCTGTAAAAGGAGCCTTTCACAGTAGATattctttgtggtttttgtctggattattttgtttatataaaGTTGTAGTAGACACGAATAGTTTAAAATCACTTGTGCATATTGGAAATCTTTTATTtgaaacttttgttttcctagaTTTTAGTAGCTGATCTCCCAGGACTGATTGAAGGTGCACATAAGAACAAGGGGAGGGGACACAAATTTCTCAAACATGTGGAAAGAACCAAACACCTCCTCTTAGTTGTAAGTTGAATAAAATACACAGCATATTGAAATCAAAGACAGGGTAGTAAATACAATGCATCTTAATTACAGTATAGTTGGaatttcagaaatcatttgTTATTAGAATAGGGAGCATAAACAACTGTCTGATGCTAAATTAAATCCTTAAGCAGAATTTATCATGAAAACCTGACAATTAATTTAGAGCTGTGAAGTGTTCCAGTAATAATTAAGGCTAATgggtaattcttttttttttttttttttttttttttaatcccctcCCCCCAGTCTTTCCATAAGGAAGGGTTTGAAAATCAGGGCTCTGAGAACCATCCTCCCAGACCCAACTAGTTTGTGCTTCCAGTGCCTGTGATTTTACTTTGGAGTGTAGTTTCCCTGTTATTTGCCCAGGAATGAGGACGTGTTCACAGAGGTTGTACCACAGAGTAGCTATTGGAGAGAGCCTTGATATTGTAGCATAATGTCATAACGCTaagctgttgtgttttgttttgtttcttgtaaCTTTTTCAGGTTGATGTCGCTGGGTTTCAGCTCTCCAATAAGACTCAATTCAGAACAGCCTTTGAAACTGTATTGCTTCTAACTAAGGTAACTTCTTATCATCCTGTCAGTTGTAGTTGTGCATTGAGCCAAGAAAGCATtagttttaatgaagaaatttcaaatttcatgtgttttctAGGCTTGTAATCCAAGGATCAATTAAGAAGCTTAGCATTCTCATAAGTGATAAAATCTTTAACTGTCTGATGAAAGTGCTTTACTTTGAGCTTAACAGCTCTGTCATTGATCTGTCATGATCTTTGTCATGGTCGAGTGAAGGTGAAAAGATGCAGCTTTTTCAGTTCTCCAATGCATTAGCCTTCTGGAAGTAGGAATATGTGAGTGTAGTTAAATCTCTGCCTTAACACCCTTACTGTATAGCCTAATAGAGATGAAACAACAGGCCTCAGCTTTGCAGACgttcattctttctgttttttatcatTGCTTCTGATTGAAATGATGCAGCTTATATTGTGTAAGTTTAGCAGTTTTCTCAGTTGTTCTACAGCTTTAGATGATGGGTCTTCAGAATTCCAGCTTGTTGCTTTGTTTACCTTTAGCTGTGTCATGCTTctcttatgtttttttttctggtataaATCACTATCTGTGCCTAAAATCCTTAGAATCAGAAACCTGTCCCAAGAATTTCCTTATGTTTCATagacatgattttttttatgaacagaaaaataaaagaaagccgTCATTCCTTTATAGGGAGTGTTTCAGAATCATCCAGCCTGTTTACCTGAATTATCTGTGTAGTACAAAAGATCACTGAAAGTTTGAACATTTCCTTGTATCAGGCTCTTTTAATACATCTGATTTTGAGTCCCTGAGTAACCCCTACAGCTGCCTAGACATTGAATCTGTTTAGACAACTAAGTAAATGAGAGAATATGTGTAAAATTGAAGCAGCGCTTTTTAAGCTACAAATACTTATTCAGGCAAATGTATTTGTCTTTTAAGGAATTGGAGCTGTACAATGAAGAACTTCTGACAAAGCCTGCACTGCTTGCCATTAATAAAATGGATTTGCCGTGTGCAAAAGATAACCTGAATGAACTTATGAAACAATTACAGAATCCTGAAGGTAAATTAACTTTCAACAGTTATCTTTAACGGATCTAATAAGGAGTAACACTGCATTGGCAAGTTGTTGTTTGAAATTTAATGGAAATTGGCTATTAAACttgttatttcacagaatcacagattgtatatgttttaaaacaaatttctgtaCATAGATGATCTCTGTTTCTGTGTACCTATATTGCTGGCTTTACTGTTAAAATAGAGATCCTTAAAGACTTTGCCCAGCTATGGGAGAGTTAATTTCCAGTTTAGGTATCATGAGTACCAAATGGTGACCTTTCAGGATCCCCTTAGAGACACTGATAGATGTACAGTTTATCACATGGCTTTGACCAAGGCGCGTGAAGATTCTGGGCAGCTCTGTGTAGGCTTTTGACCATTTTGCTGTTACATTGCAGTgaattcctttctgtttcctgaaGGATGGTTTTAAGCTTTCCTGATTCTTACACACATCTTGCGTATTCTGCAGCTTGGGATTTCTTTGTACGCATCTTTGTACGATGGCCCATGTGAGGGTTGGTATGTGATAATGCAAGGGCTCTGTTAGTGCTCGTCTTGTGAGACAgcttttttttaagatgaattaAGCAAACAGTACTCTTACATTAGTTCCAgttatgtttttctgttgtaacTGATGAAAGTCTTATTTTCTAAATGCAATGGACTTTGTAGTGATTCAGTGTATCAGCTTTTACTAACTCTTGAACTGTTATGTTTCAGACTTCTTACACTTACTAGAGGAAGAAGCGATTCCTGAGAACACAATTGATTTCAGAGATATAATTCCTATATCTACATATACTGGAGAAGGAATTGAGGAACTAAAAGCATGTGTAAGAAGATCACTAGAtgaggaagcagagcaggagaatGAAGAATATCGGAAAAAGAAACTATCACTTTTACACAGTTCAGGAGAACAGATGAATAAAGGCTAGCATTCTTGACtagattttaatatatttttgtatgttcATGAACTCATTGCTACATGGaccttcctttttatttttgttccctCTACCATCACTGCCCCGTTCTCTACTGCATTGCCTCAGTTCCTTTTGGTGCTTAGGTAGAGCAcaatgctgagcagagcaggttTTCAGGTTTATGCTGACTACTGACTgaacaaagcagagaacaaagtGCAGCTCAAAGCATTGCCTAACAGTTGATGAACCCTGAAATATTGTTTGCCACACACGCAtgaatggaagaaataaaacctaTGGAGGTAGCAAAGGAGCAACTTGAACCACTTGTACCTTTTGTCATGAATCTCAGAGGCACCTGGGGAAATCTCTGATGGAGGAATTTTCCAGGTTCCATTGCTTCAGAGGTGAACCGGTACTGCTGCTCTGACAGATGGTAggtttttgttagttttaaaGATCTAAAGGAGAACACAAATAAGTAGTCAGTCACAAGAAAGCAACATGTAGGAGCATGGAAAAGCAAGGCTGAtgcctgctgctttgttttccacacCTGCTGGTGCCTGCTGTACTTTTCTTCATTACGTAAACCCTGATCCTATATTCCCAAACCTAATTTGGCAGTTCTCCCTTTTGTGGAGGTGTGGTGGAGAAAATGAAGGCTGCTTTTCAGCAGAGCCCCGTGTTTTGGGGATTGGATTTTACAAGCAGCATGTTTAAAAGGTAAAATGTTAAAAGTCGTTTGTTGTACGGGATGTCTTTTATTGATTGCAATTACTATAAGACGGAATTCATCACGTGCTTCTCAACTTAATTCTAGTTTCTGTGAGCGTACCAGTGCAATCCTGCCCTTCTGAACCTTGATAAAGCAGTCGCTGTGAAGAGGGCTAACTTCATTCCTACCGATCGTTAGCAGCGCGATTATCTTCCTCGTTTTACGGTAGTGCCGCGCAGGCGGGCGGCGGCAGGCGGGCCGGGCACCGCCCTAGGGGGAGGATCCCGCCCTGGGGGGCCGCTGGGAGCTGTAGTCGCGGGCAGGGCTCGGGGCCGGCACTGCGGCGGCGCCGGACTGCAATCCCGCAGTGCGACGGGCCTCCCGcgaggggaagaggaaagagaccGCTCCGGCGGTAGGAGCTCGGCTACGATGCCCGTTCtgcgcggccccgcgccctGACGGCCAGGTGAGCGGCCGGGAGGCGGAGGCGGTTCGGAGGAGCCGCGTGGGCCGGGCTGCGGGGTGGGCGCCGTGCGGCCGGGCTGCGGGCGCTGCGCTGCAGGCGCGGTCCGGTCGATGCAACCCGGCGCCGTCCGCTGTCTTCATCGGCTGGCGAGGGCGCGTCGGCTTTCTTAAAGCTCCCCGTGCCTTAGCTGAGGATGCTGCGTCCGGTCTGTTGCGTCAGGGTTTAATTTTTAACGGGGTGCTCGTGGAACTTGGAACCGAGTGAgagatttttagaaaaaaaagcgTTGACTGGCAGCAGTTACTTTGTATCGGCCGCTTCTAGTTATGGAGAAACGGGGCTGCTCTGGGCTCCTCCTCCTGGTCAGCGAGCCACAGCTCTAGTGCCTTAAACATGGATCTTCGCAACAGGAGCTGTGGTGAAATCCGTCCCTGAGGGGCACTGGGATTGGTAGTTCTCACGAATCAGTTACGAGAGCTGTGAGGTGCGTTGGCTGTGAGAACCTGGAGTCTGACATTTAAGGCAGAAAAGGGCCTCACCTGCCCTGGCCAAAGCAGCTTTCTTCCCTTGGGCTGGTGCCTGAGGTTGGCAGTTGTTCAACACCGccaggagggagaagggagaacaCGGGTGTCCTGAATTGTGACAGAGAAGGGGAGGAACTCTGTGTTTGCAGAAATGGAGGTCTTGCTGAGGTGGGTGTTCCGTGATGTTCCATGCCTCTGCTATATGTGTGCATTTCAACAGCTGGTGACCACAGGTATCCATCTGGTAACGGGAGGGGCTGGGCTCTTAATTTTCTACTTAATTATGGTTGTTCGTGAGCACTGGCTGATGCTTTTGAGGGTGTGAACCTCCAGAGGGAGATCTGCATGTTTGTCTTAGCTTACGTTGTAGCACAGTGCTCAGAAACCTTGAAAGCTGCTCAGAAATACTCCACCTGTTCAGTAatactttttgtattttattttttgagtcCTGAACTCAAGGAGAAAGAGTTAACAAACTGTACTTCTGCTCTGGTGGAGCAGAACGTGGTGATGTTAACCTCTGCACTCTGCCAGAGTAGTTTGCGCAATTGCAACATTCAGCCTCTGCAGCTGTGGTTGTTTAGCGTGTTAGCTGGAGTCCAGTGCATGCCTGAATTGGCCCTATCTGCCCTTAGTGTCTCATATACAATAGCATTCAGATTGGAGGATTTTGGCATTGGaagtttatttccttatttaatgaaaaaaaaatggggtaAAATCGAGTAAATGCTGTAAAGCCTTTCTTGCCTATATGGTCCGATAGAAGTTTCTTTGGTGCTTCACCCCAGGAGACCACGTCTGTATGAATGTTATATTTCAGGTTTTGACGTAGGTGATTTAAAGTGAACTTCATGTCTCTGTGCATGCTAGCACAGCAAACCCACCTTCAGGTCCTTGAAGTTGCACAATAACATGCTTGTAGATCTGACACCCTACCTAGCTAGCATGGAAGTGATTCTCCTACTAGGACCTGCAGAGCTGGTTTTGGAACTCAGTGTTGCTGTTCCCAGATGTGGGTGAAAAGATAATTGAGGTGGGGTTTCTTTCTCAGGACAGTGCTGGGCAGGTACTGAAAAGCCATCACCAGTGTTTCctgcctttttcccttttccttcaaaCCTTTGTGtgtagaggaaggaaaagagaccCACAAGTATATAAACAATTCAGACTCTCTTTTGTTCTTTGACATGAAAAATGATTCATCTTTTCCTCCCTGTTTTGAAAGTGGAGCCGGGAACCTAACCTAATTCTGTGTAACTATATGGATTTTTTGGTGAGCATCCCtgaattttaaaacatccatAGAAAAGTAGTTGTTTTCCACCTTTCTTATCTGTTTCTCAAACAGAGACAGGTAGATAAGAAGGAGTCCTCAGGGGAAAAATCTTGggagaaggacaaaaaaaaaacaacagtagtttgggttttgttttttaaatgcaagagGTAATTCTAGGAGTTGGATTAATGCAAACACATTTGAAGTTTCATATTTGTGAACTGCAGTATAAACACTGTTGTTGGCTTTGCataaaacaaatgtaatggTGACTCTCCATGCTCTGTTTTCTAGATCCAGTAACAGCTTTTTCCTGGTTCTAAAAGCTTGTAAGGTTTCTCTTGATTTGAATACACCACTGGTGAGTACACTgaatctatattttttttttactgtctgaACCAAGCATTTGTTACTGCTCACTTGGTCGCTGTAAAAAAGTTTCCCCTGCTGGGGGAATTGTGCATAACATATGTACAAATTCACTTTTTCTTGATACCCTCCAACTAGAAAATAAGCTGTTTTCTACATCTCTTCTTTCTACCCCAAGAGAATTCTCAGAATtctttcattcaaaaataagGAACTcaaccaaaatgcaggactGGCTGGCAGAAACAGGGCTTGGAAAGCAGGGCAACCCTGCTTTAGaagaatttttaattgcttttgaaaaagcaTCATAGTAAATTACTCAGCAGCACCTTCTTCACTAGCTTGCAGCTTTGAATTTGGCCCATCTAAACTGTAGGTTACTGCCCATGTATGCATTCGTGCCTCACCTAATGATGCCGGTACTGAGCAGTTCCCTTTTAGTTACGTGGCAGTGTGGTAGGACTGAGATGTACTCTGGTATTGCATCTAGGGTACAGAGAGGGAGCTGCCAGTTGAGGTGAACTTCTTAAATCAGCTAACTCAGTGACTGACCTCCTGGTAGCCTCTGTAAAAGCCCACGCAGTGACACACACTTCAGTGTTGCATAGAATTGCATGTTAAAGTGctcttttttggttttgaagACTTATTTAGCACTCTTTCAGCTGAGCAATCATAACGGGCTGTGAAATAATCTGTGCTCTCATTAATGCAGGGACTCGGTTGTGTTATCACCACCCAAGTGCATGGAGCAAGAAAGGTGCCACTGTTACTGCCTACCAACTCAATTCAGCTAGCATAAGTCAACTGTAATCAGTTTTGTATCAACAAACTTGaacttatgatttttttttatttttctgtttaattgcaGGAGACGTGTGTTGTGGGCAGgcatgggctgcagggatgTTCATGCAGCAACAGTGCTGGCCTTCCTCAGTGGGACAGCATCAGTGGCCGGACTCcttgcagcagttctgcttccAAACTGGAGGCAAATGAGACTGTACACATACAACAAGAACGAGAGGAATGTGACCATTTACACTGGACTCTGGATCAAGTGTGCTCGCTTTGATGGGAGCAGAGACTGTGTGATATATGACCCGCAGTGGTACACGGCGGTTGATCAGCTGGATTTGCGCGTTCTTCAGTTTGCCCTTCCACTGAGTATGTTCACTGCTGTCTCAGCTCTGTTTCTCTGCATGATTGGCATGTGTAACACAGCCTTTGTATCAAGCGTGCCAAACGTCAAATTGGCGAAATGCCTTGTGAACAGTGCGGGCTGCCACCTCGTGGCCGGCCTCTTGTTCCTCCTCGCATGTGCAATTTGTCTCACTCCGTCAATCTGGGTCATTTTTTACAACAACTATCTGAACAGAAAATACGAGCCTGTCTTTAGCTTTGACATCTCTGTATTTATCGCCATTGCCAGTGCTGGTGgtctgtttttcacttctgttcttttatttctgtggtattGTGCATGTAAGAGCCTGCCTTCTCCCTTCTGGCAGCCCCTCTATTCACATGCCCCCAGCATGCACAGCTATGCCTCTCAGCCATATTCTGCACGCTCTCGCCTCTCTGCCATGGAAATTGACATTCCTGTTGTGACACACACATCTTAAAGGGACAAAGTCTTAGAAGTCAAATTTTTGAGCTCACTCAAACCGTGCAAATTGCAGGCTTGATTGTCTCTACTGCCTTGCACTG belongs to Lagopus muta isolate bLagMut1 chromosome 7, bLagMut1 primary, whole genome shotgun sequence and includes:
- the GTPBP10 gene encoding GTP-binding protein 10 isoform X1, which codes for MGYPRLGGEGGRGGDVWFVAQERSTLKSMKARYPKKRFVAGTGANSSLKALKGEKGKDCEVHVPPGISVLDDDGKKIGELNGAGERFLAARGGLGGSLATNFLPCKGQRRIVHLDLKLIADVGLVGFPNAGKSSLLSKISQAKPEIANYAFTTIQPELGKIMYEDFKQILVADLPGLIEGAHKNKGRGHKFLKHVERTKHLLLVVDVAGFQLSNKTQFRTAFETVLLLTKELELYNEELLTKPALLAINKMDLPCAKDNLNELMKQLQNPEDFLHLLEEEAIPENTIDFRDIIPISTYTGEGIEELKACVRRSLDEEAEQENEEYRKKKLSLLHSSGEQMNKG
- the CLDN12 gene encoding claudin-12 is translated as MGCRDVHAATVLAFLSGTASVAGLLAAVLLPNWRQMRLYTYNKNERNVTIYTGLWIKCARFDGSRDCVIYDPQWYTAVDQLDLRVLQFALPLSMFTAVSALFLCMIGMCNTAFVSSVPNVKLAKCLVNSAGCHLVAGLLFLLACAICLTPSIWVIFYNNYLNRKYEPVFSFDISVFIAIASAGGLFFTSVLLFLWYCACKSLPSPFWQPLYSHAPSMHSYASQPYSARSRLSAMEIDIPVVTHTS